TTGCGCTGGCGACATCCGACATTTACCGCGCCGTAGAGCAACTGCGTGAGAACGACGTGCGGTTTCTGGATACGCCCGACACGTATTACGAACAACTGCCCGGCCGCTTGCCGGATCACCACCAGGATACGGCGCGACTGCAGCGCAATCGCATTCTGGTCGACGGCGAACCCATGGATAAAAGCGGCCACGAAGACCTGCTGTTGCAGATTTTCACCGACACCGTGATCGGGCCGCTGTTTTTCGAGATCATCCAGCGCAAGGGCAATGAAGGTTTTGGCGAGGGCAATTTCAAAGCGCTGTTCGATTCCATTGAAGAAGACCAGCGCCGCCGCGGCGTGATCTGATGGTCGCCACCATGACCGACACGCTGCACTACCAGGCCGGCTTTGGCAGTGAACTGCAAACCGAAGCCCTGCCCGGCGCGCTGCCGGCACACAACTCGCCGCAGCATTGCCCGTACGGCCTGTACGCCGAGCAGATTTCCGGCACGGCGTTTACCGCGCCGCGACACCAGAACCGCCGCAGCTGGCTGTACCGGATACGGCCCAGCGTCGGCCAGCCCTGCGCCGAGCCCTATGCGCAGCCGCGCTTTACCGCCAGCCTGCGCCCGGACACCCCACCAGAACCCATGCGCTGGGACCCGCCCCTCATACCCGCCACGCCCGTTGATTTTGTGGATGGCCTTGTCACCGTGGCCGGCAATGGCAGCGCCACGCTGCAGCACGGTTTTGCCATTCACTGGTACGCCTGCAACCAGAGCATGAGCGAGCGCGTGTTTTGCAATGCCGACGCGGAAATGCTGATCGTGCCGCAGCACGGCGCGCTGCGGGTGGTGACAGAGCTGGGGTTGCTGGAGGTGGCACCGCAAGAAATCGTCGTCATCCCGCGCGGCATCCGCTTTTTGCTTGAGCTAACAGAAGACACCGCCCGCGGCTATGTGTGCGAGAACTTTGGCGCGCCGTTTCGCCTGCCTGATCTGGGGGTGATCGGCGCCAACGGTCTTGCTGCCGCGCGGGACTTCCTCTACCCCGTGGCGTGGTTTGAAGATCGCACTGCGCCGATCCAGTTGATCACGCGTTACCTTGGGCAGCTGTGGCAAGGCGTACTCCAGCGCTCGCCGTTTGATGTGGTGGCCTGGCACGGCAATCACGCCCCGTACAAATACGACTTGCGTCGTTTCAACACGCTGGGGTCGGTGAGCTTTGATCACCCGGACCCGTCAATTTTCCTGGTCCTGCAAGCGCCTTCAGACACGCCGGGCGTCGATCAGATCGACTTCGTGGTGTTTCCACCACGGGCACTGGTGGCGCAAGACACGTTCCGGCCACCCTGGTTTCACCGCAATGTCGCCAGCGAGTTCATGGGGCTGATTCACGGCAGGTACGATGCCAAAGCCAGCGGATTTGTGCCCGGCGGCGCCAGCCTGCACCCGTGCATGACCGGTCACGGGCCGGATGCCGCCACGGTCGAGCGGGCATTGCAGGCCGATACGCACCAGACTGATTACCTCACCGACACCATGGCATTCATGTTTGAAACGCGCCTGCCCATGCTGCTGACCGATCACGCCCTGAACGGCCCGCAACGGCAACGCAATTACCTGGATTGCTGGGCAGATGTCCGCAGCCGGTTTGCCGGCCCCACTCATCCGCAAGGCTAAGTCATGCTCAATACCAACGAAACGCACGACCCGACCCTGCGCAGCTGGGTTGCCTCGGCCAATGGGCCACAAACGGATTTTCCGCTGCAGAACCTGCCATATGCCGTATTCCGGCGTGCCGGCGCAACCGAAGCATGGCGGATTGGCGTCGCCATTGGCGATCAGGTGCTTGATCTGACGCATGCGCTTTGCGTGGACGGCCTGCCTGAACTGAAAGACCCGGAACTCCAGAACGCCTGCCGACAAAGCACGCTGAATGCGCTGATGACCTTGGGTCAGCCTGCCTGGCATGCCTTGCGCCTGGCGTTATCCCGCGCGCTGCGCGCCGGCGCGCCCGCCGCTGCGGTACTGGCAGACGCGCTGGTGCCGCAGTCTGCGGTGGAATACGCCCTGCCCGCACAGATTGGCGACTACACCGACTTTTACACGTCCATTCACCACGCCACGCATGTCGGCGCGCTGTTCCGCCCGGATAATCCGCTGCTGCCCAACTACAAATGGGTGCCGATCGGCTATCACGGCAGAGCCTCATCCATTGGCATATCCGGCCAGCAATTTGCCCGCCCGCTGGGGCAAACCCTGCCCGCTGGCGCAGCCACGCCGGAACTGGGCCCGGCCCGGCGCATGGATTACGAACTGGAGCTGGGTGTATTCATTGGCAAAGGTAACGCCGCCGGCCAGCGCATTGCGCTGGATCGCGCGGACGAGCATGTCTTTGGTCTGTGCCTGTTGAATGACTGGTCGGCACGGGATATTCAGGCCTGGGAATACCAGCCGCTCGGCCCGTTTCTGGCCAAGAACTTCGCCACCACCATTTCGCCCTGGGTGGTGACACTGGAAGCGCTGGCGCCATTCCGGCAACCCTGGGCGCGCGCGGTGGATGACCCGCAACCGCTGCCGTATCTGGACTCGCCCGCGCATCGGGATGCCGGCGCCATCGGCATTGCTTTGGAAGTGGCCATTTGTACGCCGCAGATGCGGCAAGCCGGCCTGCCGCCACAACGACTGGGGCAGTCGCAATTTGCGCAGTCGTACTGGAGCATTGCGCAGATGGTGGCGCACCACACGATCAATGGCTGCAATTTGCAGGCGGGTGATTTGCTGGGCAGCGGCACGCAATCCGGGCCACTGGCGCACGAGGCCGGCTCTTTGCTGGAGCTGACCCATGGCGGCAAGCAGCCAATGACACTGGCCAACGGGGAAACGCGCACTTTCCTGCAAGACGGCGATGAGGTCATCCTGCGCGGGCGTTGCGCGGCGGATGGCGCAGTCAGCATTGGTTTTGGCCTGTGTAGTGGCACGCTGCTGCCAGCGCTTGACTGAAAACAGGTGCGATCATGGCCGATGAACTGGTGCTTTATTCGTATTTCCGCAGCTCTGCCGCTTACCGCGTGCGCATTGCCTTGCACCTGAAAAACATGCCGTATCGCATTGAGCCGGTTCATTTATTGCGAAACGGCGGCGAGCAGCGCGCCAGTCATTATCTGGCCGTCAATCCGGAAGGCCTGGTGCCCACGCTTCACCATGGCGCGGTCACGCTCACGCAGTCATTGGCGATCATCGAGTATCTGGAAGAGCTGGTGCCGACGCCGCCACTGCTGCCCGCCGCACCGGCAGACCGCGCATGGGTGCGCGCGCTGGCGCTGGCGGTGGCGTGTGATATTCATCCGGTAAACAACCTGCGCGTATTGCAATACCTGCAGGCCGAACTGGGTGCAACCGATGCGGCAAAGCAGGCCTGGTACCAGCATTGGGTGCAGCTTGGCCTGGCAGCGTTTGAGGCGCATCTGGCGCAGCGCCCGGCTTCACGGTTCTGCTTTGGCGATACGCCCACGCTGGCCGATTGCTGCCTGATCCCGCAGTTGTTCAACGCGCGCCGCTTTGGCTGCGATTTGACCCGCCTGCCGCGGATACTCGCCATTGAAGCACAGTGCCAGGCCTTGCCGGCGTTTGTTGCGGCGGCGCCAGAGCAACAGCCTGACGCCGCCTGATGCCTAGGCCGGCACGGTTTCTTCCGGCTGGATCACCAGCAGATTCTGCCCGGCGCTGACCGGCGTGCCCGACTGGCACAATACCTTGAGTACCTTGCCCGAGGCCGGCGCGGTGACGTTGATTTCCATCTTCATGGATTCAACCACCATGATCACATCGCCCGCGGCCACCACATCACCCTCTTTGACCGGCACTTGCCAGACATTGCCCGCCACCTGACTGGGAATGCCGCGCGCGCCATCAGGCAACTCGTCTTCTTGCGCCGCACTGCTGCTGGCCTGCTCCATGCTGTAGTTGTTGGCGCCAGTGGCCTCCCAATGCGCGCGTTCGGCATCAAACGCGGCTTGCTGGGCGGTTTTGAAGGCGGCAATGCTGGCGGCGTTGTCTGCCAGAAAACGGTTGTAGTCGCCCAGTTTGAACTCGGTGTGCTCGATCTTGAGTTCAAACCGCCCTTGCAGAAAATCCTCGCGCAGCGTCAACAACTCTTCGCCGCTGACCGGGTAAAAACGGATCTGGTCGAAGAACCGCAACAGCCACGGCTTGCCGGGCACAAAGTCACGCGTGGTTTTGTGGCGATTCCACATCTGGATGGTCCGGCCGACAAACTGGTAGCCGCCGGGCCCTTCCATGCCGTACACGCACATATACGCGCCACCAATGCCCACCGCGTTTTCCGGCGTCCACGTGCGCGCCGGGTTGTACTTGGTGGTCACCAGGCGGTGGCGCGGGTCCAGCGGCGTGGCAACTGGCGCGCCCAGATACACATCACCCAGACCCATCACCAGATAACTGGCGTCAAACACAATCCGCTTTACGTCCTCAATACTGTCCAGCCCGTTGATGCGGCGAATGAACTCGATATTGCTGGGGCACCACGGTGCGTCCGGGCGCACGGACTGCATGTATTTCTCGATCGCCAGGCGCGTTGCCGGGTCATCCCAACTGAGCGGCAGATGCACAATGCGTGACGGCACGGTCATGTCGTCAATCGCCGGCAAGGCGGCCTCGGCCTGCTGAACCTGCACCAGCAATTGCGCCAGCGGCAAGACACGGCTGTCGTAGTGAATCTGCAGCGAGCGGATGCCCGGCGTCAGGTCGATCACCCCGGTCAGTTGCGCGGCATCGAAACTGTTGTAGAGCGCCTGCACGCGGAAACGCAGGTCCAGATCCAGCACCAGCGGGCCGTATTCGACCAGCAGGTATTTGTCGCCCGCCTGCCGGCACACCAGCGCCGGCCGCGCTGCGGTGGCCGGCAAACTCAGCACCACGGGCTCATCCTGGCTGGGGGTGAGTTCAACCGCCGCTGGTGCAGCCAATTGGTCGATAGATGCTTCCAGCGCCGCTTCCAGTGCTGCCGCATCCGCCTGACTGACGCGCTTGAAGCGCACGGTATTGCCCGGGCGCAACTGCCCCATTTTCCACAACTCTGCCTGGACAATCACCGCCGGGCAGACAAAGCCACCCAGGCTTGGGCCATCCGGCCCCAGGATAACGGGCATGTCGCCCGTGAAGTCGATGGCACCGATGGCGTAGGCGTTGTCATGAATATTGGACGGGTGCAGGCCGGCTTCGCCACCATCCGTACGTGCCCAGACCGGCTTGGGGCCAATCAGGCGCACGCCGGTACGGCTGGAGTTGTAATGCACCTCCCAGTCCGTGCTGAAAAACATGTCTACATCGGCTTCGGTGAAAAAATCCGGCGCGCCGTGCGGGCCGTACAGCACAGAGATTTCCCAATGGGCCGGATAGGCCGGCACCGCGCCGCCCTGCATATCTACCGGCTGACCGTGGGCCTTGCCCAGATGCAGCACATCACCCGCGCGCAGGGTACGGCCACCGTGACCACCAAACTGGCCCAGGGTAAAGGTGGATTTGCTGCCCAGATAATCCGGCACATCAAACCCGCCGGCCACTGCCAGATAACTGCGGCAACCGCCACCCTCGATAGCGCCGATGGCCAGCTGATCGCCCGCCCGGACAGGCACTGCCTGCCATTGCGGCAACGGCTGGCCATTGAGCGTGGCCCGCATGGCGGCGCCAGTCAGTGCGATGACGGTCGCGCTGTTAAAGCGCAAGGTCGGGCCGGTGACGGTCAGCTCCAGCGCGGCGGCGTCATCCGCATTGCCGACCAGCTTGTTGGCAAGGCGCATGGCGCGGCTATCCATGGGGCCGGACGGCGGCACGCCGATATGCCAGTAGCCGGTACGGCCGGGGTAATCCTGAATGCTGCTTTGCACGCCGGCATCCAGCACGTCGATGGTATGCGGCGCATAGGCGAACGTGGACAGATAACGGGTGATCTGACGCCCCTGGGCAAAGGTGCTGTCGGCCAGAATCTGCCGCAGATACTCAAGATTGGTCTCGATGCCATCCAGCCGGGTTTGCGCCAGGGTGGCCTGCATGCGCGCCAGCGCCTCGGCCCGGTCCTGACCATGTGTGAGCACCTTGGCCAGTAGCGGATCATAAAACGCAGGCACATCCGTGCCCCGCTCTACCCAGCTATCAACGCGCGCGCCCTCGCCAAAACTGACTTCGGTCAACAGGCCGGCCGACGGCTGGAACTGCTTGTTGGCATCTTCGGCGTAGACCCGCACCTGCATGGCCGCGCCTTGTGGTTGATGCTGGTAAGCGCCAAGGTCTGGCCCCTCGCCGGCTGCGGCTTGCAGCATCCATGCCACCAGATCAACACCGGTGACGAGTTCAGTGACGCCGTGCTCCACCTGCAAACGGGTGTTGACCTCCAGGAAATAGAACTCGCCAGAGCGCGTATCGAACACAAACTCGACGGTGCCGGCAGATTGATAACCCACCGAGGACACCAGCCGCACGGCGGTGTCGCACAAGTTTTTGCGCTGTTCCGCACTCAGATGCGGCGCGGGGGTTTCTTCAATCACCTTCTGATTGCGGCGCTGGGTGGAGCAATCACGCTCGCCAAGATGAATAACCGTGCCATCGCTGCTGCCAAAAATCTGCACCTCAAGGTGACGGGCGTATTCGACAAACTTCTCCAGATAGATACCGCCATCCTTGAAGTTGTTTTTCGAGAGCCGCTCTACCGTCTGCCAGGCTTCAGCCAGTTGGGTTTCATCCCGGCACAGTTGCATGCCAATGCCCCCGCCACCGGCCGTACTTTTAAGCATGACCGGGTAGCCGATTTGCGCTGCCGCAACCCGTGCTGCGGCGGCATCGGCCAGCAGGCCCGTGCCCGGCAGCAGCGGAATACCGTTTTGCTGCGCCAGTTCACGCGCGGTGTGTTTCAGGCCAAAGGCGCGCATATGGGCCGGCTTGGGGCCGATAAAAGCAATGCCGCTGGCGGCACAGGCCTCGGCAAAAGCGGCGTTCTCAGACAAAAAACCGTAGCCCGGATGAATGGCTTGCGCGCCAGACTGGCGGGCGGCGGCCAGGATGGTATCGGCCAACAGATAACTTTGCGCAGCCGGCGCCGGGCCGATGCAAATGGCTTCGTCGGCCATTTGCACGTGTTGCGCATGGCGGTCAGCCTCGGAATACACCGCGACAGAGGCAATGCCCAGTTTTTTGAGAGTACGGATGATGCGGCAAGCAATTTCGCCGCGATTGGCAATCAGAACCTTGCTGAACATGATGGCGCCCTTGACGGCGTGCGGGTCGTCCCGCGGAAAGGCGTGCAGCGCCGGGTCGTCCCGGTGTGCAAAAGTGACGGTGCGATGGCGGGCCGGATCAATCCCAGATCAAGAGCCGGATCGGGGTCGGGTTCCACGCATTGCAGGGGTTGTTCAGTTGCGGGCAATTGGAGATCAACACCCAGACATCCATTTCGGCGCGCAATTCAACGTACTTGCCCGGGCCGGAAACGCCGTCATCAAACTTGAGTGCGCCCGCTTCAGTCACCGGGACATTCATGAAGAAATTGATATTGGGCACCAGATCGCGCTTGGTCAGGCCGATATCAGCGTGCTGCATGGCCAGCAGATAGTTGTCGCGGCACGAATGCATGTACTTTTTTTGCAGGGCGTAGCGCACGGTGTTGCTTTCAGCCGCGCAGGCGCCGCCCAGCGTGTCGTGACGCCCGCAGGTGTCGGCCACAATGGTCAGCATCGGGTTGGCATCGCACGAGTACAGCGTGGTGCCCGTGGTCAGGTAAATGCCGCCCTGCCGCAGCATGGTTTCGGTTGCGCTGTAGTGCTCGCTGATGTCATTGCCGTTGTAGAACAGCACGTCTGCGGCCTGATTGCCTTCAAGATCCACAATGCGCAGCGTCTGGCCCTTTTTGACGGGATGCAGCCACGGCTCGCCCGCGGGCTGGTAGTGGTCAAGCGCGGCCCGGGCCGGGTCCAGCGTGCTTTCCTGAACGCGAAAGGCCGTGGCCGTGGTGGTGACTTCGTTGTCGATGACGGTCATATCCTTCCCCTTCAGTCAGACCAGATATTGCATATCGGCGTTATGCAGCGCGCGGGCGTTTTCCGGGCGGAACTGGCGGCAAAAGTCATCTGCCGCCGCACTGCCGGAGCGCCATGCCACAAGGCCGGTTTTTGCCGGGGCGTAATCAGGACGCGGGTCCAGCGGATGCGGCGCGCTGGAGTACGCAATCAGCGTGTCCATATCAAACCGCAACTCGACGTAATCCCCGGCCTTGCCGTGCCCTGGCACGAACACAAAACGCCCTTGCGGATCAACCACCACCTTGCTGAACAGATTGACCGGCGCGATCAAGTCACGCTTGGTCAGGCCGTATTTGCCAATTTCAATCAACAGCCCATCTTTGCCGTTGCGATACATGGCGTTGCGGGCAGACTCGAAATTGCGTTCGCCGTATTTGCGCTGGCAGGTTTCGGCATCAAGCACGGCGCCCAGCGGGTCATGCCAGCCCAGCGTATCGGCGGTGATGGAGGCCAGCGAGCGGCCCATGTCGCTCATCAATACGTGGCCACGGGTGTAATGGGCGGTGTGCTGCGCCTTGAGCGAGTCCGGCATGCTGTAGCGCTCCAGCTTTTCTTTGGCGCTGTACAACACCAGCGAGACATTGGCCCCGGCCTCCAGCATGACAAAGCGCAGGCTGCTGCCACGCGGCATAACGCCAGACCAGTGCGCGCCGCCCGGCATGATCTCTGACCACATGACTTTGTCCTGTGGTAGATCAGCGGCGAACTGGCGCCAGAACTCGGGCGTATCAACCGGGCTGGCAGAAGGCGGGTTGGCGGGTATGCGTGAAAAATCGGTCATGCTCACTCCTTGCCACAAGCATCAGGCGGTCGCGCCAGACAGTTTTTGTAGTTGTTCCAGATCCGTCTTCACTCCGGCGGTCTCCCGGATGCGGTCCAGAATCTCGCGCTTCAGGCGCAGGAATTCAGGTGCCAGTTTCATGTCCTGATTGCGGGCAAACGGCAGCGGCACGTGGTACAGCGAGTCAATCCGGCCCGGGCGCGGCGCCATCAGCACCACCCGGTCGCCCAGGTAAATGGCCTCTTCCACGTCGTGCGTGACAAAGACGATGGTGACTTTCTCCAGCCGCCGCACGTGGCAGATCAGGTCGTGCATGACTTCACGTGTTTGCGCATCCAGCGCGCCGAAGGGTTCATCCATCAGCAAGATGCGCGGCTTGCTCATCAGCGCCCGCGCAATGGCCACGCGCTGCTGCATGCCGCCGGACAACTGCGCCGGATATTTGTCAGCCGCAGCGGTCAGCCCCATCAGGCTCAGCAAGGCGTCGGCGCGGCCGCTGGCTTGCTCGACATCTGCGCTGGTGCGGTTTTGCTGGTTTACCGCCAGCCGCCGGCTGAACTTGATGTTGTCCATGACATTCAGCCACGGGTACAGACTGTAGTGCTGGAACACCATGGCGCGGTCTGCGCCCGGGCCATCAATCGCCCGGCCATCTACGGCAATCTGCCCGCTGGTGGGCGTTTCCAGCCCGCCAATCATGCGCAACAGGGTGGATTTGCCGCAGCCGGACGCGCCCACAAAGGTGATGAACTCGTTATCCCCGATATTAAGGTTGGCATCTTGCAGCGCCTGCACTGCCTGGGCGCCGCGACCAAAAACCTTGTTGACGCTGCGGATTTCAATTTTCTGTGTCATCGGTGTTTACCTCTTGGCCAGCCATGGAAACGCCAGGCGATGCACCAGACGGAACGCTTGATCGATCACCAGCCCCATGGCGCCGATCAGCAAAATGCCGCCGAAGATTTTGTCGGTCTGCAAAAAGCGCTGGGCCTTGAGAATGGCAAACCCCACGCCAGAGTTGGCGGCGACAAGTTCTGCCACCACAAGGTAAGTCCAGGCCCAGCCCATGGTGATGCGCAAGGTATCCAGCAAGGCTGGTCTGGCCGAGGGAATGATCACCAGCCGGATGATCTCGCTGCGGGTGGCGCCCATGGTTTGGGCGGCTTCGATCTGCGCATCCGGCACGCGGCGCACGTCTTCGGCCACCATCAGTACCATCTGGAAAAACGTGCCGATGAAAATCACCGCCACTTTGGCGCCTTCATCAATCCCCACCCACAGCATGACCAGCGGCACAAACGCCACGGCCGGCATGTAGCGGATAAAGTCGGTCAGCGGCTCCAGCAGTGCTTGTACCGGGCGGAACGTGCCGATCAGCAAACCCAGTGGCAGCGCCACCAGCAGCGACAGCGCCCAGCCGGCACAGACACGCCAGGCACTGATGGCCATATCGGCGCCCAGATTGTCATCGGTCCACCATTGACCCAGCCGCTCTGCCACCTGGGCCGGGCCCGGCAGGAACACCGGCGACACCCATTGCGTGGCGGCCAGCGCCCACCACAGTACGAGTGGCAACAACAGGCCAGCCAGGGCGATCAACGCATATTGCCGCCGGCCCAACTGACCGCGGATCGCCCAGAAAGTAGTGCGCCGGGGCGTGGCCGTGCTGGCCGCATTGCGCGCCGGAATGGTTTCTGGTGCAGACATGGGCGTTCCCCCTCTTGTGGTGTCAGACGGCGTAGGTGCGGGCGGCCAGCCCGCACCGTGCATCACTTGGCGGCTTCCTTGACCAGCGAGCCATCCAGGCCTTTGGCAAAGTCAGGCTTGCCATCAACCAGTTTGTTTTCCAGCAGGAATTTATTGATGGTCGGCGCCACGGCGGCCAGCGAAGTCGGGCTGGCCGGGTTGAAGGCGTCAGCGTTGTCCTTGGCGGTAAAGAAGCGAGTACCAGGCAAGAAGGCCTTGTATTCGTCCGGCTTCATGCTGACCACTTTGGACATGATCTTCGAGGCTTCATCCGGATGGCTGCTGATGTAGGCCTGCGCGTCGTACCAGGCCTTGATCATGCCGACCAGTTCCTTGCGCTTGGTCTGGATGGCCTTGTCTTGCGCCACCAGCAAATCCGGAATCAGGCCCGGCATGTCTTTGGAGGTGAAGAGCGCGTGGCCCTTGCCGGAAGTCTGGATGGTGTTCACCCACGGGTTCCACACCACCGCCGCATCAACCCGGCCGGCCATGAATGCCGCTGCAGCATCGCCGGCGGACAAATTGGTCAGCTTCACGTCCTTGAGCGACATGCCGTGTTTTTCCAGCGCGGTCACCAGCACAAAGTGCGAGATGCTGTATTGCTCCAGCGCGATGGTCTTGCCTTTGAGATCAGCAAAAGACTTGATGCCTGGGCCAACCATCAGGGCGTCGTTGCCGAACGAGTTGTCGTTCACCAGCACCGCCTTGACCGGCACGCCCTTGGCCAGCGGTGCCATGGTGTCAGACCAGGTCTGGGAGTTGGCATCCAGCTGGCCGCTGGATAGCGCCGAAATGGAATCGGTGTAGTTGGCAAACCAGACGAGTTTCACGTCAGCGCCATATTTCTTGAAATAGCCGTTCTGTTCAGCCACGTACCAGGCTACCCAGCCCGGCCAGTCGGACACGCCGACCTTGACCTCGGCGCGGGCAATGGGCGACCAGGCGGAGAACATGACAAAAGAGATGGCAGCAAGACGACAGAGGGTACGGCGGACAGCTTGGCGGGCAAACATGGCAAGGCTCCTCTTGGACAATTCGGGTACGAGAGGCGGGCAGACCATGTGCACATACACTGTATCTGTCGCGACCTCCCGGGCTTTTGTCCCGCCGTGGAGCCCCTGGCAACCAGGCAAAGCCGCGTTGCGGCTTGTCGGGCAGTCATCACCGTGTGATGGAGGGCCGGAAAGCTCTCGGACCAGTCATTCATCCCCGCAGGGACCGGAACCCTAGCTTTCCTGAAAGACGATGCGAACATGTCGCACCTCTCGTGCTGTCATCTAATGCAAGTGGCATGCCTGCGCAGATCAAACGGCGCCGTTACCGTTGGTAAATCTGCGTATTTGGCTGATAAATAAAGACAATTTGTTTTGGGCAATACCGGCAAAACAAAAAACCCGCCATGCCGCCGTATTTTGTCTAGCGTGTTTTTGGTGCAAGCAAAAACAGAAATATCCCCTTTTTGGTGCATTCCGCCTGCACCCATCCCTTTTGCGGAGACAGATCATGAGTGCAGTCAAACCCATTCCGGATGGCTACCAGGCCATCACGCCCTACCTCATCAGCGATAACGCCGCCAAAGCGATCGACTTCTACAAAGCCGCGTTCAACGCCACCGAACGCATGCGCATGCCAGACCCCACCGGCAAGATTCGTCACGCAGAACTGGTTA
The Silvimonas iriomotensis genome window above contains:
- a CDS encoding ABC transporter substrate-binding protein — encoded protein: MFARQAVRRTLCRLAAISFVMFSAWSPIARAEVKVGVSDWPGWVAWYVAEQNGYFKKYGADVKLVWFANYTDSISALSSGQLDANSQTWSDTMAPLAKGVPVKAVLVNDNSFGNDALMVGPGIKSFADLKGKTIALEQYSISHFVLVTALEKHGMSLKDVKLTNLSAGDAAAAFMAGRVDAAVVWNPWVNTIQTSGKGHALFTSKDMPGLIPDLLVAQDKAIQTKRKELVGMIKAWYDAQAYISSHPDEASKIMSKVVSMKPDEYKAFLPGTRFFTAKDNADAFNPASPTSLAAVAPTINKFLLENKLVDGKPDFAKGLDGSLVKEAAK